The genomic stretch AATAATTCGTGCAAAAAGCAGACAAGTTAACAATTGACAATTAACAGTAGGCAAATTCTTTTGTCAACTGTCAACTGTTCACTGTCAATCCGATAGCAATCGAATGCCAACTGCCTACTTGCATTAATATAATTTCAAGTGAAATATGTCGTACACCCACAATTAATTCTGAAGTATAAATATGAATTTTTTAGCACATCTTTATTTATCAGGTAACTCAGATGGTATAAAAATTGGCAATTTTATTGGAGATGCAATAAAAGGTAGCGATTACAATAAATATGAAAATAATATAAGAAAAGGAATACTTTTACACAGAAAAATTGATTATTTTACCGACAAACATTCTGTTTTTAAAAAAAGCAAGTTTAGATTAAATGGTAAGTATAAAAAACATTCAGGAATAGTAATTGATATTTTTTATGACCATTTTTTATCGGTAAACTGGGAAAAATATTCAAATCAGTCATTAAATTCGTTTGTTAAAGAATCATATAATTTATTACTAAATAACTATTCTGTTTTACCACAAAAAGTTAAATTTTTTTTACCATTTATGATAAAAAATAACTGGTTAGAGTTATATTCTGAAATTAATGGGATTGAAAGAGTATTAAATGGCATGTCAAAAAAAACTTCTCTACCTCAACATACTGAATTTGCAATTAATACACTAAATAATCACTATAATGATTTTCAAAATGAATTTTGTATGTTTTTTTCTGATATTAAAACATATATTTTAAATATAGATAATTAAAATATTAGGCTATGTTATAAAGAAATGTGGGGAAAAAATGTTCGTTCTCATTTGCAAAGAACAACGGAATATTGGAATACCTGCCTGCCGGTAGGCAGGATGGAGTGTTGGAAAGAAATACGACACTTCCATTTTTCCAATTTTCCCTGTCTACCGACAGGCAGGCATCATTCCCCAACTCAAAATACTGATAATTTGAATGATAGCTTTTCTATATCCACAATATATTACATCAGAGCCAAATATTATAATATAATTCAATTGTTTAATACAGAAGCATTATTTTTTTACAATAATAATAACTAATTAATTTTTATAATAATAATATTAAAAAGACTATAAACATTGGACTTTGAGCTTTAAACTTTGAGTTTATAATGAATTTGTAAATTTATTAGCTTAAATAAATGATATAAAAAAGATTAAAACTTTTTTTTTTTTGAAAACATTATTAGATTTGTAGCTAATTTAATATAAAAACCAATTTGTAAAAATCAAATAATTAGTAAATTATGAAAAAATCAAACATTAATTATTTAGTAACTGTTTTATTATCTGTAGTTATATTAAGTAGCTGTGGTGGATTAAGTAAAATGGTAAAAATGGCTCCTGAAGTAAGATACAGTGTTTCACCTGAAATCTTAGAGATGCACGCCGACAGTGTTGAAATTACATTAAACGGATCATTTCCTGCAAAATATTTCAACAAGAATGCAGAACTTACTGTTACTCCTGTATTAAAGTATGATAAAGGTGAAGTATTATTTGCCTCTAAACAATTACAGGGAGATGCAGTTCAGGCAAATAATACAGTAATTTCATCAGTTAGTGGTGGCAGTTTTTCTCACACCGCTAAAATTGCATATACTGATGATATGAGAATATCTAATCTTGAGCTTAAAATTGTTGCTTCAATGAAAGGTCAGTCAGTTGATATTCCATCTGTAAAAGTAGCTGATGGTGTTTTAGCAACAGCAGGACTTGCTGAAAACGATGCAAAATCAATTATGGCTGCCGATAAATTTGTAAGAATCACTACAAAAACAGAAGGTGCTGATATTCATTATATTATTAATCGTGCTGAAGTCAGAAATTCTGAATTAAGATCTGACGATATAAAAGCCCTTAAAACTTTTATCGAAGAAGCAAGTAAACAAGAAAACTATGAATTTACAGGCGTTGAAATATCTGCATATGCTTCACCTGATGGAACTGAAGAACTTAACACAAAACTTGCCGATAAAAGATCTGTATCAGCAGAAAAATATCTTGGAAAAACTCTCAAAAAATTAAAAGTTGAAGGTACAAAAGAAGAAGGGTTTTACACAACAAAAGCAACACCGGAAGACTGGGAAGGATTTAAAAAGCTAATGGAAGCTTCCGATATTCAAGATAAAGAAATAATATTAAGAGTTCTTCAAATGAATTCAGATCCAGTAGTAAGAGAAAAAGAAATTAAAAACTTAGCCGCTGCATATGAAGTACTTAAGGTAGATATTTTGCCACAATTAAGAAGATCTATGTTAAACGTTAATATTAATATTGTTGGATACTCTGATTCTT from Bacteroidales bacterium encodes the following:
- a CDS encoding DUF479 domain-containing protein; the protein is MNFLAHLYLSGNSDGIKIGNFIGDAIKGSDYNKYENNIRKGILLHRKIDYFTDKHSVFKKSKFRLNGKYKKHSGIVIDIFYDHFLSVNWEKYSNQSLNSFVKESYNLLLNNYSVLPQKVKFFLPFMIKNNWLELYSEINGIERVLNGMSKKTSLPQHTEFAINTLNNHYNDFQNEFCMFFSDIKTYILNIDN